Below is a window of candidate division WOR-1 bacterium RIFOXYB2_FULL_36_35 DNA.
TAGATTCCCGTTTTCACGGGAATGACCATTATGCAACAAGCCCAATAAATACCCCTGCTATCATTCTTCACCCCGATTATCCTAATCGGGGTTAATTTGGCCTTACAGCAAAATAGCTTGAAATTTCAGGATACTTATAACGATCTATTAATATAATTAGATTATCAATATGAATAATATATTAGGAGGAGATATTTATGACAGTGACTACAAGTGTAAAAGGTAAAGTGAGAAATATTGCTGCGTGGGCACAAACTGGTTTAAGTACGCTTTCAGGTAAAACAAAGGCAGCATTAGCTGAAATTCCTGGAGATATACGAAGGGCTGATCCTAAATTTGCGATCCGTTTGGGCGAAGCATTGCAACCTGAAGCTGATAGCATAGGAAAGGGGTTGACGTTGAGTTCCGGCGTATTGAATGCTGCGGCTAAGCTTACAAGCTTAGAAGTAAGTGTTTCTCTTCCACCTGCTATGATTAAAGTAAGAACTGTTGAGAAGACGGGAGCTATTAGCTCAGGTGATGTGAGCTTCACTATTAAATATTCGACCTTAACACAAGGAAGGTTAAGAATTGTTAAAGGATTGTATGCTCTTGCTGATAACATAGATAAGATTTCTGAGCACATAAACTGGATTCCAAATACTCTTCGATTTGGGACAAAGTGTTTTCATTATAGATTTGATTTTGGTTCTGAGTTTTATTCTACGGGTTGGAAGGCCACACAAAAAGAGATGAGAGAAAAAGACTTTATAAAACTCTTGGGAAAAAAGGGGATTACCGATAACATGATACGTAAATGGATTGCCGATCTTTTAATTGAAAACGATGAAAAGATAATAAGGGTTCGTTTTTTAGAAAATATGGAAGGAGCGAGGGCTAATAAAATAGGAAACCGAGATGTATATGATTTGATCATTCCTTTAAAAGATTTTTTGGAGCATTTTTCTTTAACGAATGATGCGGAGATTAATGCTAACGGAGAATTCAGTCTTAAAAGAGAATTCAATCTTAAAAGATAACTTGTCGTAATAGTAACCGAGATTCCTTTTATGAGGCATAATTTTACTTGTAAACTAAACGCCTACAATGTTAGAATACCTTCGTAAAATATTTTCAGAATAAAGGAGTCTTTAAATGGTAAATTCTGAACTTTGTGTTTTTTATGGAACTTCCCATCCTGAACTCGGAGAGAAAATTGTAAAATATCTGGGGATTGAACCGGGGAGAATAAAAATATCAAGATTTTCCGGTGGAGAAATTTACGCTAGAATCTTAACTAATATTAGAGGCCATTCTGCAGTTATTATTCAAACCTGTACTGAAAAGGTTAATGAAGATTTGATGGAGCTCTTTATTATTATAGATGCGATGAAGAGAGCTTCTGCTGAATCAATTACTGTTGTTCTTCCTCATTTTGGTTATGCAAGACAGGATAGAAAGGCGGCTTCACGTGAGCCTGTTTCCGCAAGATTGGTTGCAAATTTATTGGAGACTGCGGGCGCTGACCGTATAATAACTATGGATTTACATTCTGATCAGATACAAGGTTTTTTCAATATTCCTGTGGACACGTTGACAGCTCTTCCTCTGTTTTCAAGTTATATCAGTGAGAAAAATTTAAAAAATATGGTTGTTGTAGCTCCTGATACTGGCCGTGCGAAAGTCGCCAAAAAATTGGCTGATAGAATTGGCGCAGAACTTGCCATTCTGCACAAAGTTCGAGCTGATCATCATAAATCTGATGTTACTCATGTTGTCGGGGATGTTGATGGGAAGACTGTAATTATTACAGATGATATGATAGATACTGCGGGGACGATTACGGCAGGAGTTAACGCTCTTAGGCAGGCAGGTTGTAATAATGATATTTATGTTGTTTCCACTCATGGGATTTTATCAGGCGATGCAGTTCTCAAAATGAGCAATGCCGATTTTAAGGAGGCTGTTTTTACCGATTCTGTTCCTATCCCAAAAGAGAAACAGTTTAAAGGGTTTAAACTGATCTCTTCCGCGGAACTTTTGGCGGAAGCGATAAAGAGAAATTATGAAAACAGATCTATCAGCAGCTTGTTTGATTGATTGATTGATTGATTGATCTATTATTGGGGCCTACTAACTAATAGGTCACTTAAAAAGTTGATATCCCCTATGCCGATTGGTTTGTACATAAAAAAATCACAGGTTGAATCAATTCTTCTATAAGAGTCCATACTGTTGTCAGCTGTTACAATAATAATTGGGGTTTTATCTCCTTCACGTCTTAG
It encodes the following:
- a CDS encoding ribose-phosphate pyrophosphokinase (catalyzes the formation of 5-phospho-alpha-D-ribose 1-phosphate from D-ribose 5-phosphate and ATP) produces the protein MVNSELCVFYGTSHPELGEKIVKYLGIEPGRIKISRFSGGEIYARILTNIRGHSAVIIQTCTEKVNEDLMELFIIIDAMKRASAESITVVLPHFGYARQDRKAASREPVSARLVANLLETAGADRIITMDLHSDQIQGFFNIPVDTLTALPLFSSYISEKNLKNMVVVAPDTGRAKVAKKLADRIGAELAILHKVRADHHKSDVTHVVGDVDGKTVIITDDMIDTAGTITAGVNALRQAGCNNDIYVVSTHGILSGDAVLKMSNADFKEAVFTDSVPIPKEKQFKGFKLISSAELLAEAIKRNYENRSISSLFD